One Leptospira wolbachii serovar Codice str. CDC genomic region harbors:
- a CDS encoding patatin-like phospholipase family protein, with product MKDLEGKIHLVSSLPLFRSLSRKEKVWVAEAVHIVESEREEILFTAGDGNRSLFLILSGGIKLFLPKKGEGKREEEVQYLKKGEYFGIQSLLTGEKHSHTAVTVTESRFLVLSQSGFQKLIQKIPYLSITFSKMLTKSLRGELLGGREYFRNSVVCLVHSDPVASDHLAKDLVSSIEEESGKKSVVLHFSQNGQTDNPNVKSYKFKDSDRIKETLGKHYASHSFIFLEVFPETDEDLKRLLIDEADHIENYLSPDKKINLCDSITSESKENEILYHETNIRDILDHGKWEIHIRRKARELSGVEMGVALGGGAALGLAQVGIMKVMEEEGIVPDMIAGTSIGAVIGAFWASGLGYKGILPLLGEIDSIFKMFKLVDLSFPGQGLLHGKHVRSLLEKYLGDLYFEDLPIKLRLISCDISTRQEIVLSEGKVLDAVMASISIPGVFVPQPQENGKTYVDGGIVNPLPVSALTHEGVQKIIAINSMPSSKDEMKTNKLLNLNVLDIIVNSLYSLQYRIGKYSAQEADVYLNPILPNSNWFEFWRSTEFIQLGETVAKSSLPELKQLFSEKT from the coding sequence ATGAAAGATCTAGAAGGAAAAATTCACCTTGTCTCAAGCCTACCCTTATTTCGAAGTCTCTCTCGGAAGGAAAAGGTTTGGGTGGCCGAAGCAGTTCATATTGTTGAATCCGAACGTGAGGAAATTTTATTCACAGCTGGAGATGGGAACCGAAGTTTATTTTTAATTCTATCTGGCGGGATCAAATTGTTTCTCCCCAAAAAAGGAGAAGGAAAACGCGAGGAGGAAGTTCAGTATCTCAAAAAGGGAGAATACTTCGGAATCCAATCCTTACTCACTGGAGAAAAACATAGCCATACAGCCGTTACTGTTACCGAATCAAGATTTCTTGTTTTGTCCCAATCAGGATTCCAAAAACTAATCCAAAAAATTCCTTATTTATCCATCACCTTTTCGAAAATGCTCACCAAGTCTCTCCGAGGAGAACTCCTGGGGGGACGTGAATACTTTCGTAATTCCGTAGTTTGCCTTGTTCACTCGGACCCAGTTGCCAGTGATCATTTGGCAAAAGATTTAGTCTCATCCATAGAAGAAGAATCAGGGAAAAAATCTGTTGTCCTCCACTTCTCCCAAAATGGACAAACTGATAATCCTAACGTTAAATCTTATAAATTCAAAGACTCTGATCGCATCAAAGAAACTCTCGGCAAACACTACGCAAGTCATTCTTTTATCTTTTTGGAAGTGTTTCCGGAAACAGACGAAGATCTAAAACGTTTGTTAATCGACGAAGCCGATCATATTGAAAATTATCTCTCTCCTGATAAAAAAATCAATCTATGTGATTCCATTACCAGTGAATCCAAGGAAAATGAAATTCTCTATCATGAAACCAATATCAGAGATATCCTCGACCATGGAAAATGGGAAATTCATATCAGAAGAAAGGCAAGAGAACTTTCCGGTGTCGAAATGGGAGTGGCGCTGGGTGGTGGGGCCGCTTTGGGACTTGCCCAAGTAGGGATAATGAAGGTCATGGAAGAGGAAGGAATTGTTCCCGATATGATAGCGGGAACAAGTATTGGAGCTGTCATTGGCGCTTTTTGGGCCAGTGGACTCGGTTACAAAGGCATTTTACCGCTATTAGGCGAAATCGATAGTATTTTCAAAATGTTCAAACTTGTTGATTTATCTTTTCCAGGCCAAGGACTTTTGCATGGGAAACATGTAAGATCCCTGCTCGAAAAGTATCTAGGGGATTTGTATTTTGAAGACCTCCCCATTAAACTAAGACTGATTAGTTGTGATATATCCACAAGACAAGAAATTGTCCTCTCTGAAGGAAAGGTTTTAGATGCCGTAATGGCGAGTATATCCATCCCTGGAGTGTTTGTTCCGCAACCCCAAGAAAATGGGAAAACGTATGTGGATGGAGGAATTGTGAACCCACTCCCAGTATCTGCTCTAACCCATGAAGGAGTACAGAAAATTATCGCCATCAATTCTATGCCGAGTTCCAAAGATGAGATGAAAACAAACAAACTACTGAATTTGAATGTTTTGGATATCATCGTGAATAGTTTGTATTCCCTCCAATACCGAATTGGAAAGTACAGTGCTCAGGAAGCAGATGTGTATTTGAATCCAATTCTCCCCAATTCCAATTGGTTTGAATTTTGGCGAAGTACCGAATTCATCCAATTAGGAGAAACAGTTGCCAAAAGTTCACTACCAGAACTCAAACAATTGTTTAGCGAAAAAACTTAA
- a CDS encoding PLP-dependent cysteine synthase family protein encodes MIDPISKGIDDLGNSLLQALNNVQGIFGKELSVAKPIHDNILQLIGNTPLIRLNRIGLEYTGVQFYLKAEFLNPTGSAKDRTALAMYLDAERRGKLKKGMPVVLVGAGSSSVSFTWIGKVKGYPVFCLVPLQTTPERIQLLRSYGAEVTVTNESDLGRLTDLAEEKAKKLGGWIPDEASNPANPNFHFKTTGPEIWRDLQGKVGAVISAPGSGGAITGIGRYLKSQDRRVKVIIAGKQNSPFMEYGKTDNPKERERIQLPAVYDPKLIDHYFHVTKDEALHLQADLYEKEGIFAGLTTGTVITGALRFSESIPESERNERNPFNIVILSPDRD; translated from the coding sequence ATGATAGATCCAATTTCCAAAGGCATCGATGACCTCGGCAATAGTTTGTTGCAGGCGCTTAACAATGTACAAGGTATCTTTGGAAAGGAACTTTCCGTTGCCAAACCCATCCATGACAATATCCTCCAACTCATTGGAAATACACCGCTGATTCGATTGAATCGAATTGGATTGGAGTATACGGGTGTGCAGTTTTATTTGAAAGCCGAATTTTTAAATCCTACTGGTTCGGCCAAAGACCGAACTGCCCTTGCTATGTATTTGGATGCGGAAAGAAGAGGGAAGCTAAAAAAAGGAATGCCTGTCGTTCTTGTGGGTGCAGGTTCCTCTTCGGTTAGTTTTACTTGGATCGGAAAAGTGAAAGGGTATCCTGTGTTTTGTCTCGTTCCCCTCCAGACAACTCCCGAAAGAATCCAATTACTCAGAAGTTATGGTGCCGAAGTTACGGTTACCAATGAATCAGATCTTGGTAGGCTCACAGACCTTGCCGAAGAAAAAGCTAAAAAGTTAGGTGGATGGATTCCCGACGAAGCATCCAATCCGGCAAATCCTAATTTTCATTTTAAAACGACAGGTCCTGAAATTTGGAGAGACCTACAAGGGAAAGTGGGCGCTGTGATTTCTGCTCCAGGATCGGGTGGGGCCATTACAGGAATTGGCCGGTATTTGAAATCCCAAGACCGCAGAGTCAAAGTCATCATTGCTGGAAAACAAAATTCTCCTTTTATGGAGTATGGAAAAACTGACAATCCCAAAGAACGGGAAAGAATCCAACTCCCAGCGGTGTATGATCCGAAACTCATCGACCATTATTTCCATGTTACGAAGGACGAAGCCTTACACTTGCAAGCAGACCTTTATGAAAAGGAAGGAATCTTTGCAGGCCTTACCACAGGCACCGTTATCACCGGAGCCCTTCGGTTTTCGGAATCCATCCCAGAGTCTGAGAGAAACGAAAGAAATCCGTTTAACATCGTAATCCTCTCCCCAGACAGAGATTAA
- a CDS encoding FKBP-type peptidyl-prolyl cis-trans isomerase, producing MKLFSLFVGFLFLVSGLSADELLIQDTKQGLGREAIRGTTVVVHYTGKLTNGKVFDSSVDRGEPFSFQLGQGQVIQGWERGIVGMKEGGKRKLTIPPQFGYGARAIGPIPANSTLIFDVELIKVK from the coding sequence ATGAAACTGTTTTCTCTTTTTGTCGGTTTTTTATTTTTAGTAAGCGGACTTTCCGCAGATGAACTTCTTATCCAGGACACCAAACAAGGGTTAGGAAGAGAAGCCATTCGCGGTACGACAGTAGTCGTTCATTACACAGGAAAGTTAACTAACGGTAAGGTATTTGATTCTTCTGTGGATCGTGGAGAACCTTTTAGTTTTCAACTGGGCCAAGGTCAAGTGATCCAAGGTTGGGAACGTGGGATTGTAGGAATGAAAGAAGGTGGAAAAAGAAAACTTACTATTCCTCCTCAGTTTGGATACGGTGCTCGCGCCATTGGTCCCATTCCTGCCAACTCAACACTTATCTTTGATGTGGAACTGATTAAAGTAAAATAA
- the leuD gene encoding 3-isopropylmalate dehydratase small subunit has translation MKAFTKLKGIAALLDKANVDTDQIIPKQFLRKIERSGFGQHLFHDWRFLDDAGKKPNPEFVLNAPRYQGANILVTRDNFGCGSSREHAPWALEDYGFRSILSPSYADIFYNNCFKNGMLPIVLPETQIEEIFQAIDKKPGANLEIDLENQVVVTEEGKKYPFEVDAFRKHCLLNGLDDIGLTLQKADFIQKFEEKNQKEVPWLYAKTV, from the coding sequence ATGAAAGCATTTACGAAATTAAAAGGAATCGCAGCTCTTCTAGATAAGGCAAACGTAGATACGGACCAAATCATTCCGAAGCAGTTTCTTCGAAAAATTGAAAGATCTGGATTTGGACAACACCTCTTCCATGACTGGAGGTTTTTAGATGATGCTGGAAAAAAACCAAATCCTGAGTTCGTACTCAATGCACCTAGATACCAAGGGGCAAACATTCTTGTGACTCGGGACAACTTTGGTTGTGGATCCTCAAGAGAACATGCTCCGTGGGCATTGGAAGATTATGGATTTCGCTCCATTCTTTCCCCATCTTACGCAGATATATTTTATAATAACTGTTTTAAAAATGGTATGTTACCCATCGTTTTACCAGAAACACAGATAGAAGAAATCTTTCAGGCCATAGATAAAAAACCAGGGGCCAATTTGGAAATCGATTTGGAAAACCAAGTAGTGGTCACAGAAGAGGGAAAAAAATATCCATTTGAAGTGGATGCGTTTCGCAAACATTGCCTTCTGAACGGTTTGGATGATATTGGACTCACTCTTCAAAAGGCTGATTTTATTCAAAAATTTGAGGAAAAGAACCAAAAAGAAGTTCCCTGGTTGTATGCAAAAACTGTATAA
- the leuC gene encoding 3-isopropylmalate dehydratase large subunit, which yields MKTMFEKIWNDHLVHEDDGTCLIYIDRHLVHEVTSPQAFESLKLTNRKVRRPDATFATMDHNVSTRTRDWKSVDPISVLQMQTLMDNCKENGITLFDINHPDNGIVHVVAPELGLTHPGMTIVCGDSHTATHGAFGALAFGIGTSEVEHVLATQTLVQKKPKTLEIRVDGKLSPLVSAKDIVLAIIGKIGTDGATGYVIEFTGEAIRSLSMEGRMTICNMAIEAGARAGLISPDDTTINYIKGRDFAPKGEAFDVAAAKWKAYATDVGAKFDKTVTLNASEIAPMVSWGTSPGQVIPVTAPVPGPADFTDPIQKKSAESALAYMDLKPGQKLIDVKVNKVFIGSCTNSRIEDLRVVADTVKGKKVSKEVEAIIVPGSGRVKRQAEQEGLDKIFLEAGFQWRNPGCSMCLAMNDDVLSPGDRCASTSNRNFEGRQGKGGRTHLVGPAMAAAVAVEGHFGDIREWK from the coding sequence ATGAAAACCATGTTTGAGAAGATTTGGAATGACCATTTGGTCCACGAGGATGATGGAACCTGCCTCATCTATATCGACAGACACCTCGTTCATGAGGTAACAAGCCCGCAGGCTTTTGAGAGTCTAAAGTTAACCAATAGAAAGGTTCGTCGTCCCGATGCCACCTTTGCTACTATGGATCACAACGTTTCTACGAGAACTCGCGATTGGAAATCTGTAGATCCTATCTCTGTCCTTCAAATGCAAACGTTGATGGACAACTGTAAAGAAAACGGAATTACATTATTTGATATCAACCACCCAGACAACGGAATTGTTCATGTGGTGGCACCAGAACTTGGACTCACACATCCTGGTATGACCATTGTTTGTGGAGATTCGCATACAGCCACTCATGGTGCTTTCGGTGCCCTAGCTTTTGGAATTGGAACTTCAGAAGTGGAACATGTTCTTGCGACACAAACTCTCGTCCAAAAGAAACCAAAAACTTTGGAGATTCGAGTGGATGGAAAATTATCTCCGCTGGTTTCTGCGAAAGATATCGTTCTTGCGATTATCGGGAAAATTGGAACGGATGGGGCCACGGGTTATGTGATTGAATTCACAGGAGAGGCGATTCGTTCTCTCAGTATGGAAGGTCGTATGACCATCTGCAATATGGCCATTGAAGCTGGTGCCCGTGCTGGTCTTATCTCTCCCGATGACACAACTATCAATTATATTAAAGGAAGAGACTTTGCCCCTAAGGGAGAAGCTTTTGATGTAGCAGCCGCTAAGTGGAAAGCTTATGCAACGGATGTTGGTGCGAAGTTTGATAAAACGGTTACACTCAACGCAAGTGAAATTGCACCGATGGTTTCTTGGGGAACTTCTCCTGGCCAAGTAATTCCTGTGACGGCTCCCGTACCGGGTCCTGCAGATTTTACTGATCCGATTCAAAAAAAATCGGCAGAGTCGGCTCTTGCTTATATGGATTTAAAACCAGGCCAAAAACTCATCGATGTGAAGGTAAATAAAGTTTTTATTGGATCTTGCACGAACTCTCGCATCGAAGACCTTCGAGTTGTAGCAGATACGGTTAAGGGTAAGAAGGTAAGTAAAGAGGTAGAAGCTATCATTGTTCCCGGTTCAGGGCGTGTGAAACGACAAGCAGAACAAGAAGGCTTAGATAAGATCTTTTTAGAAGCTGGTTTCCAATGGAGAAACCCAGGTTGCTCTATGTGCCTTGCGATGAATGATGATGTTCTATCGCCGGGAGATCGCTGTGCCTCCACCTCCAACAGAAACTTTGAAGGAAGACAAGGGAAAGGCGGACGCACCCACCTAGTAGGACCTGCAATGGCAGCGGCAGTCGCAGTAGAAGGACATTTTGGAGACATTCGGGAGTGGAAATAA
- a CDS encoding FHA domain-containing protein: MENNLRKLRYFFSNWTFLFLVLTPTVLSSDPGFKLRYVDSGSYPEVKVRFHSNASFDSKGFVLSEQLNSNVRLTESFRFEKTDVKNPVHLYISIPSYRNAEDRRWIIQLANQLVKVGEQSGGTSKLQIQSDENKHSFERIRSNVLDISFPFPKVPAPNYPIRNWENFLEGIPKNQSSEDHILVFVSFAPEWQDRFEIPELAKRIRDKNLQLIVLAPSSLEATKLASYANGRHYPISKSDSYSDLFSYLRALGHEDYELVYTSPWKLSRWKTNFISGGLVSVDQAIRFEFQYELSFFRSLYLQLSDPLFFFPVSFFLIFLCLAALYYLRGYEEPSRSLVSVTNIESEFSERKEELQVYDRMYGETMEKAARDREIALAIAEKATLPGASYSYGVLMVRDGNHYPDQFPLQFDEVTIGSWESNHLVLLDPTVAGLHAKIKNRKGKHILFDCVSQTGVYLNGKKLLRPKVLHNLDEIQIGKTILSFRGR; encoded by the coding sequence ATGGAAAACAACTTAAGGAAGCTTCGCTACTTTTTCAGTAATTGGACTTTTCTGTTCCTTGTTTTAACACCGACGGTTCTTTCCTCTGATCCCGGATTCAAACTTCGTTATGTGGATTCAGGTTCCTATCCAGAAGTTAAAGTCCGATTTCACTCTAATGCTTCCTTTGATTCCAAAGGATTTGTCCTTTCCGAACAATTGAATTCCAATGTGCGGCTTACTGAATCCTTTCGCTTTGAAAAGACTGACGTAAAAAATCCAGTCCACCTCTATATATCAATTCCAAGTTATAGGAATGCTGAGGATAGGCGTTGGATCATCCAATTGGCAAACCAGTTGGTTAAGGTTGGTGAACAAAGTGGAGGAACTTCCAAGTTACAGATTCAGTCTGATGAGAACAAACATTCCTTCGAACGAATCCGTTCCAATGTTTTAGATATTTCTTTTCCATTTCCTAAAGTGCCTGCTCCAAACTATCCGATTCGGAATTGGGAGAATTTCCTTGAAGGCATTCCCAAAAACCAGTCCTCCGAAGACCATATCCTCGTCTTCGTCAGTTTTGCCCCTGAATGGCAGGATCGTTTTGAAATCCCAGAATTAGCAAAACGAATTCGAGATAAGAACTTGCAGCTAATCGTACTTGCGCCTAGCTCTTTGGAAGCCACAAAACTTGCTAGTTATGCGAATGGGAGGCACTATCCTATTTCAAAATCGGATAGTTATTCTGATTTGTTTTCCTATTTACGTGCTCTCGGTCATGAAGATTATGAATTGGTTTATACTTCGCCATGGAAACTTTCACGATGGAAAACTAACTTTATCTCGGGTGGACTTGTTTCAGTAGATCAGGCCATTCGGTTTGAATTCCAATATGAACTTTCTTTTTTCCGATCTTTATACTTACAATTATCAGATCCCTTATTCTTTTTTCCTGTGAGTTTTTTTCTCATTTTTCTTTGTTTGGCGGCGTTGTATTATTTACGTGGGTATGAAGAACCAAGTAGAAGTTTGGTGTCTGTAACCAATATTGAGTCTGAATTTTCGGAACGAAAAGAAGAACTCCAAGTTTACGACCGGATGTATGGCGAGACAATGGAAAAAGCCGCTAGGGACCGTGAGATTGCGTTAGCCATTGCAGAAAAGGCGACTCTTCCTGGAGCATCATATTCCTACGGTGTTCTCATGGTTAGAGACGGAAATCATTACCCTGACCAATTCCCACTACAGTTTGACGAAGTGACTATTGGAAGTTGGGAATCAAATCATCTTGTCCTTTTGGACCCTACTGTTGCTGGGCTTCACGCTAAGATAAAAAACAGAAAAGGAAAGCATATATTGTTTGATTGTGTATCACAAACAGGTGTATACTTAAACGGCAAAAAGTTACTTCGTCCCAAGGTTCTTCATAATTTGGACGAGATTCAAATTGGCAAAACGATCCTGTCGTTTCGGGGAAGGTAG
- a CDS encoding ATP-binding cassette domain-containing protein, giving the protein MTSIDLIAVQIRNATIETSDGQKIWNGISLVIRKGIVHGIIGESGSGKSTLGFSLFGMVPKGCHLSYEIFNVLGEDVLSKNFGSKLFMVPQNPNGAFHPFRTIEAQIKDFFKLSGLGSISYESLFLIWDQLSIPRSHWKEYARTLSGGEKQRILLSLAFLRKPEILVLDEPTTGLDAFSEKIVLETVQNLAKMGMTVVFITHELRIVESLASQVTIMKQGEVVETISVLNHNLEPKTEYGKQLKEASLLFQ; this is encoded by the coding sequence TTGACCTCGATTGACCTCATTGCTGTCCAAATTAGAAATGCTACCATTGAAACCAGTGATGGGCAAAAAATTTGGAATGGAATCTCCTTAGTGATTCGGAAGGGGATTGTCCACGGCATTATTGGTGAATCTGGATCAGGAAAATCTACACTTGGATTTTCTTTGTTTGGAATGGTTCCGAAAGGTTGTCATTTGTCTTACGAAATCTTTAATGTATTAGGCGAAGATGTTCTGAGTAAAAATTTCGGTTCTAAATTATTCATGGTGCCCCAAAATCCCAATGGGGCCTTCCATCCCTTCCGAACTATAGAAGCACAAATCAAAGACTTTTTTAAACTATCGGGACTTGGCTCTATATCTTATGAATCTTTGTTTTTGATTTGGGACCAGTTGTCGATTCCTAGAAGCCACTGGAAGGAATATGCACGGACACTGTCTGGTGGAGAAAAACAGAGAATCCTCCTGTCTTTAGCTTTTTTGCGAAAGCCTGAAATTTTAGTATTGGATGAACCGACGACAGGCCTTGATGCGTTTTCTGAAAAAATTGTCTTGGAAACAGTGCAAAACCTTGCAAAAATGGGGATGACCGTTGTTTTTATTACACACGAGCTGCGGATCGTCGAAAGTCTGGCATCCCAAGTTACGATAATGAAACAAGGGGAAGTTGTAGAAACCATTTCGGTTCTAAACCACAACCTGGAGCCAAAAACAGAATATGGAAAACAACTTAAGGAAGCTTCGCTACTTTTTCAGTAA
- a CDS encoding SIS domain-containing protein, translating to MDHKSLIQTQIEDSIAVKQQLLPVLLPSIESAGKLLVESLKQNGLLYFCGNGGSSCDASHIAAELVVRYKSGNERKAIPALALNSDQAVLTACSNDYGYEYVFQRQVQAFGKPTDVFVGLTTSGNSQNIILAVEEARKIGMKVVLLLGGDGGKLKGKGDVEIIVPSKITARIQECHILIGHILCSIIEKELFDLD from the coding sequence ATGGATCATAAATCACTCATCCAAACACAAATCGAAGATTCGATTGCCGTAAAACAACAATTATTGCCAGTCCTTTTGCCTTCCATTGAATCGGCTGGAAAACTGCTAGTAGAGTCTTTAAAACAAAACGGGTTATTATACTTTTGTGGGAATGGTGGATCTAGTTGTGATGCATCGCATATTGCAGCAGAGCTTGTAGTTCGTTATAAATCGGGAAATGAAAGAAAGGCCATTCCTGCCCTTGCTCTCAATAGTGACCAAGCGGTTCTTACCGCTTGTTCCAATGATTATGGTTATGAGTATGTCTTTCAAAGACAGGTCCAAGCTTTTGGAAAACCAACGGACGTTTTTGTTGGCCTAACCACTTCTGGGAATTCGCAAAACATCATTTTGGCGGTAGAAGAGGCCAGAAAAATTGGAATGAAGGTTGTCCTTTTGCTAGGTGGTGATGGCGGAAAACTAAAAGGCAAAGGGGACGTGGAAATCATTGTTCCTTCCAAAATCACAGCCCGGATTCAAGAATGCCATATCCTCATCGGCCATATTCTTTGTAGCATTATCGAAAAGGAATTGTTTGACCTCGATTGA
- a CDS encoding LBBP_01157 family protein: MAKTKKKSQGSWFARILSFFGSKRNTKEEDPGKRKKEPKTFALEWALAIENWKKKLRTKQVATGVVLETPKFRLTKTNDKLFRAEGENYSLILVTGNHLYKNKEDKWAGVLFVDEGELNKNLAKDLSGVDSLLTALSIPKTDLFLDADAPKEDWRVVLTWERFWKEQLVLQMKPNSMALVMLAIGEECRFFFESVATERQKRLVRDEFFYLNLGNANENNPYSKAKNLFGFATALLEFGNTISNIKERMEKEENHGS; encoded by the coding sequence ATGGCAAAAACTAAAAAAAAATCCCAAGGGAGTTGGTTCGCGCGTATTTTGTCTTTTTTTGGATCCAAAAGGAATACAAAAGAAGAAGACCCTGGAAAAAGAAAAAAAGAACCCAAAACATTTGCACTCGAATGGGCTTTGGCAATCGAGAATTGGAAAAAGAAACTCCGAACAAAACAGGTAGCAACGGGTGTAGTTTTAGAAACACCCAAGTTTCGCTTAACAAAAACAAACGATAAATTGTTTCGAGCAGAGGGTGAAAACTATAGCTTAATTTTAGTCACGGGGAACCATTTGTACAAAAATAAAGAGGACAAGTGGGCTGGGGTCTTATTTGTAGATGAAGGTGAATTAAACAAAAATCTTGCTAAAGACCTATCAGGCGTTGATAGTTTACTCACCGCACTTTCTATACCAAAAACTGATTTATTTTTAGATGCGGATGCGCCGAAGGAAGATTGGCGGGTCGTCCTCACTTGGGAACGATTTTGGAAAGAACAATTGGTTTTACAAATGAAACCGAATTCTATGGCTTTAGTAATGCTTGCCATTGGTGAAGAATGTCGATTTTTTTTCGAATCCGTTGCCACGGAAAGACAGAAACGATTAGTAAGAGATGAATTTTTTTATTTGAATTTGGGAAATGCGAACGAGAACAATCCCTATTCCAAAGCCAAAAACCTATTTGGATTCGCGACAGCCCTTCTCGAATTTGGAAATACCATAAGTAATATAAAAGAAAGGATGGAAAAGGAAGAAAACCATGGATCATAA
- a CDS encoding glycosyltransferase family 2 protein has product MEGKRKRKLSVAIITFNEEKNIGDCIRSIESVADEIIVLDSLSTDRTKEIATSFSKVKFYESPFPGHVEQKNKAIGFCSNDWIFSLDADERADKTLVHSIEAFLESEVTTVDGYKIARLTYHLGRWIRHSGWYPLRRFRLFQRNAATWVGENPHDYIELKPGSVGKVMKGDILHYSFTDFSHQITTINQFSSIVAYTRYAKGERFSLSKTIFKPFGKFIEIYVFKFGFLDGIPGLWIAIASAFSTFLKFAKLYELDRKQIERPSNIRKEYGKN; this is encoded by the coding sequence ATGGAAGGCAAGAGAAAAAGAAAATTGTCGGTGGCCATCATCACCTTCAATGAAGAAAAAAATATTGGAGATTGTATTCGGTCCATCGAATCCGTAGCGGATGAAATTATCGTTTTAGATTCCTTGAGTACCGACCGTACAAAAGAAATCGCAACTTCCTTTTCTAAAGTAAAATTCTATGAGTCTCCATTCCCTGGTCATGTAGAGCAGAAGAACAAAGCCATTGGTTTTTGTTCCAATGATTGGATTTTCTCCCTCGATGCCGATGAACGTGCAGACAAAACCCTTGTCCATTCGATTGAAGCTTTTTTAGAATCCGAAGTCACTACTGTCGATGGATATAAAATTGCAAGACTAACGTATCATTTGGGTCGATGGATTCGCCACAGTGGATGGTATCCTCTCCGTAGGTTTCGGTTGTTTCAAAGAAATGCAGCAACTTGGGTCGGTGAAAATCCTCACGATTACATCGAATTAAAACCAGGTTCCGTTGGTAAAGTGATGAAAGGAGATATCCTTCATTATAGTTTTACAGATTTTAGTCACCAGATTACTACGATCAATCAGTTCTCAAGTATTGTTGCATACACTCGTTATGCGAAAGGCGAAAGATTTTCACTTTCCAAAACAATTTTTAAACCCTTCGGCAAGTTTATAGAAATCTATGTTTTTAAATTCGGATTTTTAGATGGAATTCCTGGACTTTGGATTGCCATTGCCTCTGCATTTTCCACATTCCTTAAATTTGCAAAATTGTATGAACTGGATCGCAAGCAGATAGAACGACCGTCCAATATAAGAAAAGAGTATGGCAAAAACTAA